From one Bos javanicus breed banteng chromosome 15, ARS-OSU_banteng_1.0, whole genome shotgun sequence genomic stretch:
- the LOC133260972 gene encoding olfactory receptor 52P1-like encodes MSHWEVSKLPLSTTTSFYYAIFNRSNFMTFTLMGIPGLEAQHLWLSLPFFSMFLAILISNGAILFMLAREPTLHTPMYLLLALLMVADLISTLALLPKLLCLFWFNDRDIAVNACFTQMFFIHGTSVVRSALLVAMAFDRFVAVCEPLRYNTVLSHSLVGRLGLMALAKGVILILPMPLLLQRLTFCHMVIPHTYCDHMAVVKLACDDTRPKRIYGLFVILLVVGLDLVLIGFSYGLILQAVIRLNSQDAIYKALNTCSAHLFVILITYVPALFSSLTHRLGHNIPPHAHILLANLYLLIPSMFNPIIYGMKTKDIQVKVAKCLCRRHS; translated from the coding sequence ATGTCTCATTGGGAAGTGTCAAAACTTCCTTTATCAACCACCACCAGTTTCTACTATGCTATCTTCAACCGCTCCAACTTTATGACCTTCACTTTGATGGGCATACCTGGCTTAGAGGCACAGCACTTATGgttatctcttcctttcttctccatgTTTTTGGCTATCCTCATCAGTAATGGTGCCATCCTTTTCATGCTGGCCAGGGAGCCCACACTTCACACACCAATGTACCTGCTCCTGGCTCTGCTGATGGTGGCTGACCTTATATCCACTCTGGCTCTGTTGCCTAagctcctctgcctcttctggtTCAATGATCGGGACATAGCTGTCAATGCCTGTTTCACTCAGATGTTTTTCATCCATGGAACATCTGTGGTACGATCAGCCCTACTTGTTGCAATGGCCTTTGACCGATTTGTGGCTGTGTGTGAGCCACTACGCTACAACACAGTTCTGAGCCATTCCTTAGTTGGACGCCTGGGACTGATGGCTTTAGCCAAGGGGGTGATTCTTATCCTGCCCATGCCTCTTCTACTGCAAAGGTTGACCTTCTGCCACATGGTCATTCCTCATACCTACTGTGACCACATGGCTGTGGTGAAACTGGCCTGTGATGACACCAGGCCTAAGCGGATCTATGGGCTCTTTGTGATTCTTCTTGTGGTGGGGCTTGATTTAGTGCTCATTGGCTTCTCTTATGGTCTCATCTTGCAGGCCGTGATACGTCTCAATTCTCAAGATGCCATCTACAAAGCCCTTAACACCTGCTCAGCCCACCTCTTTGTCATCCTTATCACTTATGTGCCTGCACTTTTCTCTTCTCTCACCCACCGCCTTGGTCACAATATCCCACCTCATGCCCACATTCTTCTTGCCAATCTCTACCTTCTCATACCCTCAATGTTCAATCCCATCATTTATGGCATGAAGACAAAGGATATACAGGTCAAAGTGGCCAAATGCCTGTGCAGAAGACATTCATAG
- the LOC133260973 gene encoding olfactory receptor 52P1-like produces MASPNHTFLDSSVFILMGIPGLEEFHLWLSLPVCLLGTATIVGNITILVVIATEPALHKPMYLFLCMLSTIDLAASFSTVPKLLAIFWCGDGHMSASACLAQMFFIHAFCMMESTVLLAMAFDRYVAICHPLRYTTVLTDTIIVRIGVVAMVRGSILMLPCPFLIQRLSFCQSHVIPHTYCEHMADRLQAFTNRTIHELLLTHSDYQKL; encoded by the exons ATGGCGTCTCCTAATCATACTTTCCTGGACTCTTCTGTTTTCATACTCATGGGCATCCCAGGTCTGGAAGAGTTCCACCTGTGGCTCTCACTCCCTGTGTGCCTCCTGGGCACAGCCACAATTGTGGGTAACATAACCATCCTGGTGGTCATTGCCACTGAACCAGCCCTGCACAAGCCTATGTACTTGTTCCTGTGTATGCTTTCAACCATTGACTTGGCTGCCTCTTTCTCCACAGTCCCCAAGCTGCTGGCCATCTTCTGGTGTGGAGATGGACACATGTCTGCCTCTGCATGCCTGGCACAGATGTTCTTCATTCATGCTTTCTGCATGATGGAATCCACTGTGTTGCTGGCCATGGCCTTTGATCGTTATGTGGCCATTTGCCACCCACTCCGCTATACCACTGTCCTCACTGACACCATCATTGTCCGCATCGGGGTGGTAGCTATGGTGCGAGGTTCCATTCTCATGCTCCCATGCCCCTTCCTCATTCAGCGCTTGAGCTTCTGCCAAAGCCATGTGATCCCGCACACCTACTGCGAGCACATGGCT GACCGCTTACAAGCCTTCACCAACCGAACTATCCACGAGCTACTTCTAACTCACTCAGATTATCAAAAACTTTGA